The window GCACAAGGTCGTTCTCGCTCAAGCCCTGCACCATGTCCATGATGCGACCGGCGGCGCGGCGGCCCGCTTCATCGGGCACCGGATGCGCCGCTTCGACCACTTCGATGCGCTTGCAGTCCGCGCCATGGCCGTACCGTGTGACCACCAAGCCACTGAGCTCACCCTCCCAATGCCGTTCCACCGTCTGCGCCATTGCCGCCGCGCCCTTGCCGGCACCGATGACCAGCGTACGGCCAGTGATCGACGGCTTGGGCAGGAAAGCGGGAAGGCATTTTTCCGCACTGACGGCATCGACCGCCGCGGTGTACATGTCGAGCAGCAACTGACGGGGATTAATGTCTGGCATGAGAGTCGTGAGCAAGGTTAAAGAAACGGCATTGGGTTTATTGTACGCAATTACGCGTCCGCTGCTTTTGCGATCTCATGGTTCGACATGATTTCAATCGCCCGGCACAGCGCCGAATGATCCAGTCCGCTCATGCCATTGGCGGCGCAGGCGTTCATCAATTCCTGGGCAGCCGCCGTGTTAGGCAGCGACACGCCGAGCGACTTGGCGCCTTGCAGCGCGAGATTCAGATCCTTCTGGTGCAATTCAATACGGAAACCTGGATTGAAGGTCCGCTTGACCATGCGCTCGCCATGCACTTCGAGGATGCGCGAAGCAGCGAAACCGCCCATCAATGCCTGGCGCACGCGCGCCGGATCGGCGCCGGCCTTGGACGCGAACAGCAAGGCTTCCGCGACTGCCTGGATGTTCAGCGCAACGATGATCTGGTTGGCCACCTTGGTGGTCTGGCCATCGCCATTACCGCCGACCAGCGTGATGTTCTTGCCCATCAACTCGAACAAGGGCTTGACGTCGTTGAACGCGCCTTCGGAGCCGCCCACCATGATGGTCAGCGATGCCGCCTTGGCGCCGACTTCGCCGCCGGATACCGGCGCGTCGAGATACTGGCAGCCGAGTTCGTTGATCTTCTTTGCAAAGCCCTTGGTGGCGATCGGCGAGATCGAGCTCATGTCGACCACGGTCTTGCCGGCGGACAGGCCGCTGGCGACACCGTTTTCGCCGAACAGCACTGCTTCGACGTGCGGCGTGTCGGGCACCATGATGATGATGATGTCGGCGCGCTTGGCGACTTCCGCGCCCGAGGTGCAGACCGTTGCGCCGCCTTCGATCAGTTCGAACGGCGGGTTTTTCTGGTCATGCAGGTAGAGCTTGTGTCCGCCTGCCTGCAGATGTCCCGCCATGGGTGCGCCCATGATGCCCAATCCGATAAAGCCTACTTTTGCCATAGTGTTCTCCAGAATATGTTTGATTGATTTATACGCCGTGCGCGGCACGCCAGCCCAGGCCTTCGACGGTGCCGGCGCGCGGTTTGTATTCGCATCCTATCCAGCCATCGTAACCGATCTCGTCCAGCATCTTGAACAGGTAGCGGTAATTGATTTCGCCGGTACCCGGTTCGAAGCGGCCGGGATTATCGGCCAGCTGTATGTGCCGGATGATGTCGCGATTGGCCTTGATGGTATTGGCGATTTCGCCTTCCATGCGCTGCATGTGATAGATGTCGTACTGCACGTAGATATTGCTCGACCCGGTATCGCGGATCAGGTCGACCGCCTGCTGCGTGCGCGTCAGGAAGAAGCCGGGAATATCGAAGTGATTGATCGGCTCGATCAGCAGGCGCAGCTTGTGTTCCTTCAGCATGTCGGCTGCGTAGCGAAGATTTTCGACCAAGGTTTCGCGCGCCTGTTCCGCGCTCACGCCTTGCGGCACTTTTCCGACCAGGCAGTTGAGCTGCTTGGTGCCGAGGACCTTGGCATAACGAATCGCTTCATCGATGCCTTCGCGAAATTCATTGACGCGGTCCGGATGGCAGGCGATGCCGCGCTCGCCCGCTTCCCAGTTGCCGGCTGGCAGGTTGTGCAATACCAGATCCAGCTGAAAGGCATTGAGCTTGTCGGCGATCTGGTCGGCGTGGAATGCATATGGAAACAAGAATTCCACACCGCGAAAGCCGGCACGTGCCGCCGCTTCAAAACGATCCATGAAAGGCTGCTCATTGAACAGCATGGTCAGGTTGGCTGCCAGTTTGGTCATCTATCTTCCTCCTTAATCCAGCATCGCAATCGCAGTCGGCGCATGCTCGGGCTTTTCAGCCAGTTCTTCAAACTCGTTGACGTTGTTGATCTCGGTACCCATCGATACGTTGGTGACGCGTTCCAGGATGATTTCCACCACGACCGGCACACGGTACTGCCGCATCCATGCACGTGCCTGGCCGAACGCATCCTGGATATCCTGCGGACGGGTCACGCGGATGGCCTTGCAGCCCAGACCTTCGACCACGGCCACATGATCCACGCCATAGCCGTTCAACTCGGGCGCATTGATGTTTTCAAACGCGAGCTGCACGCAGTAATCCATATCGAAGCCGCGCTGCGATTGACGGATCAGGCCGAGATACGAGTTGTTCACCACCACATGCAGGTAAGGCAGATTGAACTGCGCACCCACTGCCAGTTCCTCGATCATGAACTGGAAGTCGTAGTCGCCCGAGATCGCGACCACTGGACGGTCCGGGTCGGCTGCGCATACGCCCAGCGCTGCAGGAATAGTCCATCCGAGCGGACCAGCCTGGCCGCAATTGATCCAGTTGCGCGCCTTGTACACATGCAGGAATTGCGCGGCTGCGATCTGCGACAAGCCGATGGTGCTGACGTAACAGGTTTCGCGACCGAATGCGCGGTTCATTTCTTCATACACGCGCTGCGGCTTGATCGGTGCATTGTCGAAATTGGTCCGGCGCAGCATCGTGCGCTTGCGTTCCTGGCACTGCGATACCCATTGCGTGCGGTCCTTCAGCTTGCCGGCGGCTTTCCATTCCTTGGCGACTTCGACAAACAGCTTGAGCGCCGCACCTGCATCGGACACGATGCCGAGGTCCGGGCCGAATACACGACCAATCTGTGTCGGTTCGATATCCACGTGCACGAACTTGCGTCCCTTGGTGAATACGTCGATCGAGCCGGTATGGCGGTTTGCCCAGCGATTGCCGATGCCGAGCACGAAGTCCGATTCCAGCATGGTCGCATTGCCGTAACGGTGGCTGGTCTGCAGGCCGACCATGCCCGCCATCAGCGGATGGTCGTCAGCAATCGCACCCCACGCCATCAGAGTCGGGATTACCGGCACGCCGGTGACTTCGGCAAACTCCACCAGCAATTCGGATGCATTCGCATTGATGATGCCGCCACCGGCGGTGATCAATGGGCGCTCAGCATCGTTGAGCATTGCCAGCGCCTTTTCAATTTGCGCACGCGTGGCTGCTGGCTTGTAGACCGGCAAGGGCTCATAGGTATCGGGATCGAATTCGATTTCCGCCATCTGCACATCGAAAGGCAAGTCGATCAGCACCGGTCCCGGGCGTCCGGAACGCATCAGATGGAAAGCCTGCTGGAACACGCGCGGCACCAGCGCCGGTTCACGAACGGTCACTGCCCACTTGGTGACCGGCTTGGCGATCGACTCGATATCCACTGCCTGGAAATCTTCCTTGTACAGACGGGCGCGCGGCGCCTGGCCGGTCACGCACAGAATAGGAATCGAATCCGCCTGGGCCGAGTACAGCCCTGTAATCATGTCCGTACCCGCCGGCCCGGAAGTACCGATACACAGGCCGATATTGCCCGGCTTCGCACGCGTGTAGCCCTCGGCCATATGCGATGCGCCCTCCACGTGCCGCGCCAGTATATGTTTGACGCTGCCGCGTTTGCGCAATGCAGCATAAAACGGATTGATCGCCGCACCCGGAACACCGAACGCCTGGGTCATGCCTTCTTTTTCCAACACATAAATCGCGGCTTCCGCTGCGGTCATCTTAGCCATACATCCTCCTGGACACAGTCAAATTTCTGATGGGTCGAGTGTAAAGGCCAACTTATTGTTTGATAAGGAGATAAACAATCGCTGTATTCAATACTTCAGGTATGGAATAATCGAGACGAATTGAAATGCCATTACCGAAGAAAACATCCCCTATGGACAAGTTCAAGCAAATCGAAGCCTTCGTCGAAGTCATCGAAAAAGGCAGCCTCGCCCGCGCCGCGCTGGAACAGAACATCACCCCCGTGATGCTCGG is drawn from Noviherbaspirillum saxi and contains these coding sequences:
- the hyi gene encoding hydroxypyruvate isomerase, coding for MTKLAANLTMLFNEQPFMDRFEAAARAGFRGVEFLFPYAFHADQIADKLNAFQLDLVLHNLPAGNWEAGERGIACHPDRVNEFREGIDEAIRYAKVLGTKQLNCLVGKVPQGVSAEQARETLVENLRYAADMLKEHKLRLLIEPINHFDIPGFFLTRTQQAVDLIRDTGSSNIYVQYDIYHMQRMEGEIANTIKANRDIIRHIQLADNPGRFEPGTGEINYRYLFKMLDEIGYDGWIGCEYKPRAGTVEGLGWRAAHGV
- the gcl gene encoding glyoxylate carboligase gives rise to the protein MAKMTAAEAAIYVLEKEGMTQAFGVPGAAINPFYAALRKRGSVKHILARHVEGASHMAEGYTRAKPGNIGLCIGTSGPAGTDMITGLYSAQADSIPILCVTGQAPRARLYKEDFQAVDIESIAKPVTKWAVTVREPALVPRVFQQAFHLMRSGRPGPVLIDLPFDVQMAEIEFDPDTYEPLPVYKPAATRAQIEKALAMLNDAERPLITAGGGIINANASELLVEFAEVTGVPVIPTLMAWGAIADDHPLMAGMVGLQTSHRYGNATMLESDFVLGIGNRWANRHTGSIDVFTKGRKFVHVDIEPTQIGRVFGPDLGIVSDAGAALKLFVEVAKEWKAAGKLKDRTQWVSQCQERKRTMLRRTNFDNAPIKPQRVYEEMNRAFGRETCYVSTIGLSQIAAAQFLHVYKARNWINCGQAGPLGWTIPAALGVCAADPDRPVVAISGDYDFQFMIEELAVGAQFNLPYLHVVVNNSYLGLIRQSQRGFDMDYCVQLAFENINAPELNGYGVDHVAVVEGLGCKAIRVTRPQDIQDAFGQARAWMRQYRVPVVVEIILERVTNVSMGTEINNVNEFEELAEKPEHAPTAIAMLD
- the glxR gene encoding 2-hydroxy-3-oxopropionate reductase, producing MENTMAKVGFIGLGIMGAPMAGHLQAGGHKLYLHDQKNPPFELIEGGATVCTSGAEVAKRADIIIIMVPDTPHVEAVLFGENGVASGLSAGKTVVDMSSISPIATKGFAKKINELGCQYLDAPVSGGEVGAKAASLTIMVGGSEGAFNDVKPLFELMGKNITLVGGNGDGQTTKVANQIIVALNIQAVAEALLFASKAGADPARVRQALMGGFAASRILEVHGERMVKRTFNPGFRIELHQKDLNLALQGAKSLGVSLPNTAAAQELMNACAANGMSGLDHSALCRAIEIMSNHEIAKAADA